In a genomic window of Primulina huaijiensis isolate GDHJ02 chromosome 10, ASM1229523v2, whole genome shotgun sequence:
- the LOC140986790 gene encoding uncharacterized protein, whose translation MGVCSSCEATSVATAKLILYDGRLQEFPHPVKVSYVLQKNPSCFICNSDEMDFDDVVSAVSDDEELQPGQLYFALPLSRLQRRLQAEEIAALAVKASSALTKSGEKCGLRGNVLVFAEENGARVRPRKVSDAGDSGSRRRNVGGGGGAGRRGGKFPERLSAIPE comes from the coding sequence ATGGGTGTATGCAGTTCTTGCGAGGCGACTTCTGTGGCAACCGCTAAGTTGATATTGTACGATGGGAGATTGCAAGAGTTTCCTCACCCGGTTAAGGTTTCCTACGTCTTGCAGAAGAATCCATCTTGCTTCATTTGTAATTCTGATGAAATGGATTTCGACGACGTTGTATCGGCTGTGAGCGATGACGAGGAGCTGCAGCCGGGCCAGCTCTACTTTGCGCTGCCGTTGAGCCGGCTGCAGCGCAGGTTGCAGGCGGAGGAGATAGCCGCGTTGGCGGTGAAGGCGAGTTCTGCTCTGACCAAGAGTGGGGAGAAATGCGGGCTTCGGGGGAATGTGTTGGTATTCGCCGAGGAGAATGGTGCCAGAGTACGGCCGAGGAAGGTGTCGGATGCGGGAGATAGCGGATCCAGGAGGCGGAATGTGGGGGGCGGCGGTGGTGCCGGGAGGCGTGGTGGGAAGTTCCCTGAGCGGTTGAGCGCGATTCCTGAGTAG